The DNA segment attaatgttcaatatgattggaatttgagggtgtgacatggGGTGTCTTGGTAAGGATGGTGAAGACGTGCATGTCTTTTTCATGATGCATGTTGGGACGGGTGACCTTCTTCCTTCATAGGGTCGATAGAATCTTTTGTCCACAAAGGATTGAAATCTTAGCTTCTTTCTAGGGGAGGAATTCTCCCTCCAGTTTCCTTGTTCTTGCTTCTTGAAGCCCCGTTTTTTTAGAGCTTCTTTACCCCTGAAGAAGGACTCTAACCTATCGAAGGCTTCTTCTATTGTCTTAGAGTTGTTTTCATGGAACCTTCTAAGGAGCTTCTTAATCTTGATTGTGTTCATGAAGGCAAAAGCTCGCTTCTTTTCGGTTGCCCCACTGTAAGTCAGCCCCGCTTTTTTAAACCGTTCAATGAAACTTCGCAGATCTTCATGTTCTTTTTGTTGGATTTGGTGCATGACTAAAGTGTCTCTTGTGCACCTTCTCTGTGTAGTGAAATTAGATAGGAAGTTTTTATGCAAGTCATCGAAGGCACAACATCACCTTGAAAGGCTATGATGATTTCAATGCCTTCATTATGTTAGTTGTTTCTATGGGACAAGTAAACTGATTGTTGTCTTTCTCTTTGGTTGAAACATTTTGCTTCTTTGGGTTTAATGTTTAGTTAGTGGTTTGCCTTTTTGTGTGGGAGCCTAACATGCAATACTTGATTCATAAACAGCTGTAGTGTTGTTGGTTAAGTACACTACATTAGGCAATGATGACGTCTCGGTCTTGGCATGATAACTGCAATGGCTTAAGACAAGCAACCGGATTTCTTGCAGCCATGACTTCTGAGCCTAATGAATAATCATCTATATGCTAAATATCAAGATTGTTAAGCTTCATGGACTATGCTTTGTGGTTGGAGATTTGGTTGAGAATGGACTTTTTGACATTTGGGCTTCATAATTACCACTTAATACCTAGAGATAGAGTAGGAAATTACGCAAAATGTTTGACAATTTCATTGAATCCCAGCAACACCTAGTTGTAAAAATAGCACATTTAACAGCAAGAGTGTCGACTGCCCGTGATACGCAGGCTGAATTGACCTGGCTGCAATGCGACGGGTCTTAATACTAGTTTCATATTAAACTGTATATGTAAGATAAGCTTTGCCCATTAATGTAATATTTTCATTTCGGCTATCCTACTAAATACAAATGTAATGGACCTTGTGGATTTAGGTTAGTAAGTAATCAATGGGCCAGACATATAGTTTTATATAGTATTTTATTATACACTAAAATTAAGTTGTAAATGCATGCATAATTCTGCATGGTTTTTACGTACCAGTTATGCTGTGAcaaacatttttatttttattggtTGCAAAACATAAAAGGCAAACATGATTTCTCTTTACTGTAAGGCTGTGTAAGCCAAGCCTAATATCATGAATGGCACGAGAAACTTCAATATCTTGACCAAGAATACTTGAGTCGGGTCTGAAATCGTTGAAGTATGGTTTTTAGTCTTGTATGAAGTCAGGTTCGAAGTTGGGTTTGGACTCGGGTTTGGAGTAAGGTCCGGAGCCGGGGCGATCTTATTAGCCATTGATTCTACGTTCGAGTGTTTCGATGGAAGAGTTGATTGGTCAATCTTACCGACATAATATTTGCCCATCATTTCCTTAGCTTCTTCGCTATGCCCAATTTCCTCGAAAGCAGTTGTTGCATCTTTGCCTACAATAACAAAAATTTAGCCCAAAATGTGATTTTAATTCACCTATCAAGTAGGAACTGTGGACAAAACGTACGAGTTGCGGCTAAGATAGTGTCAGCACCTCCAGGATGACTTTCCATAAACGGTGTTACATTATAAACCTGATAAAATTTATTTTCATCAATATATAAACCTAATAAATAAGCACATAAATTTGTCGTTGATGTTTGCATATGTGCTTATTTAACCATTTTAGTacatttacaaaac comes from the Helianthus annuus cultivar XRQ/B chromosome 4, HanXRQr2.0-SUNRISE, whole genome shotgun sequence genome and includes:
- the LOC110936260 gene encoding cytochrome b5; the protein is MESEDKTFIFDDVSEHNKIEDCWVIIYGKVYNVTPFMESHPGGADTILAATRKDATTAFEEIGHSEEAKEMMGKYYVGKIDQSTLPSKHSNVESMANKIAPAPDLTPNPSPNPTSNLTSYKTKNHTSTISDPTQVFLVKILKFLVPFMILGLAYTALQ